The genomic stretch TTGTTTGTGAAATAATTATCCATGTAAACCATGACATCAAACAAACATGTTACTGTTGTTTTAGGTATTGACTATCCATCGTCACTGTTAATAAAAAAAGAGATTCCAATACTTTCTCAGCTTCTTCTCTGGGAAAGGAGAGCGCACTAACAGTAGTAAAATATAGTACATATTTTCATGAAATAATACAATCATAACTAGCAATTTTTCTCTGTTGAGTAGTGGTGTTAGATTTAAAGAACCGGATAAATTCCTCTGGTTGAGCTCTACTCTTATACAGCATCAAGCTTTTTCATCGAACTAAAAAAAGGAAAAGCATGCTAAAATGTTTCCTTATATCCGCAGCACTGTACGCAAACAATGTGAGAAAGATCAAATTTGCAAGTCAAATAAATGGAAACTCACCTGTTCGACAATAATATTCAATGATTGAAGAGAAGCGAAAACCTCTTCGAGTATTGGGGATGCAGCATCAAATGCTGCTGTAGAGCAGTAAGAAGTCCGGTCAAATGGTGCCCGTTCTTCTTTGCCATCCCTGTATAATTTCGTTATATGCTTACTCTAACACATTACAGACTAGAATCTCCATACACATATATCATGGAAGAGAAAATCCAAACTCAAAACACATTAAGGAGGAAAACCATAACTCACAATAATACGAAAGAGACTCTAAACACAAAATATTACGGGAAAGCTTGACTGACATACCTCAATACACTCTTCAAAAGAAAAAATTCATTTTCAAAGCCTGCATTCACGACCTGAACATGTAGATATAAAATTAGAGATATATGATTTTTCAGATGTTGCACAAAAAGATATTAAACATACCAAGTCGAATTCATCTTTTAAAATTTTAGAGACTCTGCGTAATGCTTCTCTTGGACAATATTCCCAAATTTTACCAGGCTCAATGAACATGTCAGCCAAAACCATTTCTTGTTGTTTTGCCCTGTATGAAAAGACACACATTAAACTTGATCTGGTAACAATAAATCAAACCAAGTTAGAAGAAACTGGATTGAATAATTTCCATTCCAAGGTCCATACGTTTGTCATATACAAGATACAACAAATAGTGGGACAATGGACTCAATGTGTGTACAACTTTGGAAAAATCACTGTACTATTATCTTCTATCTGTTTCCTACACGTTCACTATCACATGATATCATGGAAGAAATTGCATCAATATTTCTGGAAAAGATTTGTCCGGATGATTCACATCCAAATTTTCTCTTGATTATTTTTTCTACCTTTTACCTTATCCCGATAATTTTCGAATATATTAGTAGTGCTAACTTAAATCCTATTTAACTTCATTATATTGAGCTTCTGCTGTTAGTGACCAGGTAACTGACCCCATACCACATATGGTTATTTGCAAGTGCAGATATTGGAGTTCCGCCCGGTTAACTAGACATTCAATGAAAATGGGAAGGTTCAGTATTGTTTTAAGAAGGCAATAAGAAGACAGATGACAGAATCCCATAGCTAAGCATTTGAATGAGTGAAAGAGGGTCATCTCTGATCTTATCATATATGCCATGTCAGAGAAAATCCATGACGACAACCTACAGCATATGGAggttaaaattaaaacctaaaattCAAAAGGATAAAGAAAAGAGTGAATCTCTCAAGCACTTATAGACGTTAAGCAGTACCATGGGAGTCTGCATTTAGTAGATAAATCAGGAACAATTCTGATTTCTCCTGAAGCGGTGAGATTAGTATCCACTGCAGGACCATCAGATGTTGAACTCATGCCCATACATGCACAAGTTAAGCCTACACCGTGCTTTCCCACAGAACTGTAGAAGCGCTGCTGTGGAACAACCTGTAATTGATGCACAAGACATGAACAAATTCAATCCACTTTTGACTAGAGCATAGAAACTCAAGCAATTTCCCAATATCATGTACTGAAGGTAATTGAAAAGCCTGAAAAGTATAAAGGGCTTGAACGTCCTGTACTTGCCCTATATAAAACATCAGATACAATCACGGATATTTGGTAATAGACACCATGTACAAGGAGGGAGAGAATAACTTGCATGTTGTTCCAATAGCTAAGCAATGTATAAATACAGTACATTAGGTGCtaactaaggaaagaaataaagaaggAATCCAACAAAATCTGCTACCTATATATGGCTTTGTGCGAACTAAGAACGAAGTCTATATACACTCTGTAACACAATTAAAAGACTAGGAGCCAGCCCAGATTGAGCTCAATTCCGTTTGTTATACAAACCTCTTGCATTTTCTCAAAGTGGGACAGATTTGGGTGGTCGCAGGCATCGAAAAGCACATCATTAAATAATTCATAATCTTAAGTGAAAAGCAGTAACATCAATGGACAAGGCAAAGCTTACACGGCATCTATGCTGACCAGAGGCATCAATCCAAATAATACGAACAAAGGTGACATCCttcaatgagctatttaactctTCCTCTTGGAAGGAAGATGATAAAGGAGGTTTTACATCGGAATTTTTTGAAGAAACATCAAGCTTGTAGAATTGCTTTGCGTTCTCTGCAAAAATATCTTTAGCGGTTGCAATAGCTTCTGGAATTGAAAGATCGCCATCAACACATGCATCGCGCAGAACAGAGAATACTACTTCACGTGCTTTCTTTGCACCTGCCGGAGAAACGGAGTCCATGTTGTACTAATTACAGATTAGAAAGAAGATAAAATAGGAATAACTCAATAGCTAACTTGCAACCCAAGCTGGTTATTGTTGTCTGACAATAACCTTTTTTTTCCTTCCTTACAGCTTCTGAAGGAATTATTTCCTTGATCAAGGTGATAAATGTGCCTCTTAAATTTTTTTCCGCACCTCATCGAGcaagattttcttttttttgaatatATTCGACAAATTGTTTAAACCTTTTTTTCCTTCCTTACAGCTTCTGAAGTAAGTATTTCCTTGTCATGTCATGTTCCAATAATACGaggtttaaaaaaaaagaatccaGGACAAACCTAAATAAAAGGTTTCAGCAAATGCGATGCCATCAGTGCTGAACATAACCTGTTGAAATCCGAACATTACATAGGAAAATGTTCGCTGTTTAACTGGAGCAATCATTAAAGCTCTGAAAGAGTAATTAACCTAAGAATAGATAAATCTGCAGCCTGAACTATAAAGATAAGTTATTAGGTACTTCAGTATATAATTTGGACAAGGTAAGGTACTATTCAAGTGTATCTTTAAGTACATGGACAACCTTATTCATTGGAGCAAGCTCCAGGAGTTCTTTCACTGAGGATATCATCCCGTGGAAGCTAAGTTTAGGAATTGCCAACCCAAAATCAAGATAGACCTGTAACATACATTGACCTGTTAGAGAGAACCAAGGGGAAAAAAATACAATCTTCATTGTCATTAATAGATGTTGAAATGTCTTCTATGCGGCAGGTAATACAGAATTCCAAGTCAAAGCTGTGTTAATACATAAGATCTACATGTTGATAACTTCAGATGGAGGACAAAAATTCTCACTTGGGGGTACACAGAAGCCAGATATGAAGCTTCCTTTGAGAACGGGTAGGATGCATGCAAAAGCACTAACCGACTCTTCAAGAATCTCTTATCCTCAAGAAGATTTCGAAGATGAAGGGGATTAACTAGCCTCAGATCCAAATCCTTGTCCCCGAAActgaaatgaaaaaataaaacaaCGTTGTCGATAAGGAATAGGAGGATACTACAAAAAGAAAATCTAATTGCATACATCTCATATTTGATTTGTAATTTTGAATAAGACGAATATCATGCAAGCAGCAAAAGGCTCAAAAACTGTTGACTTGATCAAATCTAGAAAATGCAGAAAGAAGAATGAGATCGAGATATCTATTTCAAAGACAATCTTTTCATTACCCTGTGTGTATTTGCATTGGCAAGTCATAACTTTGAGCCACCTTCAACGCGTGTACGAAGATATAATCAATGAAGCTCTTATTTGAGATTCGGATTGGATTCCCAGCTGGAAACACAGAAATTATCAGAATGACCTGCTCAATTGTGGTCTATTACAACCCCACAATTCGCAACACTCACCAGATAACACATCACTCAGACCCTCCTCGGCCTCCTTTTCAGTGACTTCTGTATTAATTGCAAGACCACTGCGATATGCTACTATACTTTTAAATGCAAGAACTTTATCTGCTACTGTATTAAAAAGATAGGAAAAACTTTTGGAACCATAATTCCTTAGCAACAAGAAGCAAATGTTTTCGCACTATTCTGGAAAATATTGACAGATAATCAAAGGATATGACTTCAATTCCTCAGTGAAAATCTCCATGAATGATCCCAGTGTCCATGTTGTTCTATTTGAACCCTGGAATATAATAGCACAGGAGAGGAGAAAGACATTAACAAAACTAACAGGCGTAGAAGGAGTAACAAAACTAACAGGCGTAGAAGGAGTTTAACAAAAAAGAGTGTTCTAGAGATGATAATATGTCAACAAAATTAGCACACTCCCTTTGTGCCAGAGATATCAACATTTAGAAAAACCAACGTAGAATGATTCAAGAACTCCTAGTCCCTCCACTACATTTGTAGTCCCTCCTAGTTCATCCGCATGATTCCACAAACACATTCAATAAATGCAGTATGCTGCAAAATAATTATTAATCATTACCTTCTCAAGAATCTTTTCAGCAACATGCTCAACTCGTAGTATTCTACCAACTGTTGGTACAAAACTTTCATGCCATTTGATGTCAAGCTTTTTGTCCAACTCAATTCCATCATCAATAAGCAATACAGAGATTTTTGCAGCTTTGAAGCAAATAGCAGAGCTTGACTCCAACCCAAAGCGCTGGCGAGATTCTTGAACAGCATGCAAGGATAAGCTTGAGCCATagagttgagcaatttcctttAGGCTTCTCTAAATGAAGATACGATGAAAAGAAGAATTGCAAAGAGCAAAAAGATAAATGTCTAGAACTAGATTCATGAATAACAAAGCTAACATGACTCcacataaataaacaaaaaggtaATGGCAGGAACATGTTTGCGCATGTTCTAGGCCAGAAACAACGGAAATAACTCCAATATCAAAATAATTAGCGACTGTTAAGTTGACACTTTCATGTAAGACCTTTTCACCCCAAATGTACTAAAGTGAGACACATCATTGAGCGTAATGGATGGGGAACACAAACATGCTGCCAAGAAAGgacataaaaacaaaattacggcAGGAAGCCAAGACTTATATCACATTTATTGGTCTTAGCAGCATTGTGTTATAACTATCTTGTACAATctgaattaagaaaaataacatCCATGGAGCATTTCTGTCCTACCCAAGCGCGGAATGATCTTCATGCAGTCTGTAAAATACTCAAAGAAAAAACAACTTTAAAGAATCTGCTAAATTTGGAGGCTTGCTTATCTTGACTTGTAATCAGAAAATCGAGTTTATATATGTCTTTCACTCTTATTCTATTATCTTATAGTTTCCAGTTAATTAATTGGTTTCTGGAATTTTCCAGTACCACGGATAGTCTTGGTAATCTTCTGGATTCCTGAAGTTAgttgaaaattaaaattttctaATAACAGACTACTTAGAGCTAATGAttgcattagggtaggctgtctacatcacacccctaGGGGTGCGGCCCTTCCCCCAACCCTGCGTGAATGCAGGATGTTTTGTGCACTGGGCTGCCTTTTTTTACTTAGagctttaaaaatttgaatttgctT from Nicotiana sylvestris chromosome 12, ASM39365v2, whole genome shotgun sequence encodes the following:
- the LOC104224119 gene encoding protein fluG isoform X3; protein product: MERFAELKTAVESVELVDAHAHNIVALDSTFPFLNCFSEASGDALSDVPHTINFKRSLKEIAQLYGSSLSLHAVQESRQRFGLESSSAICFKAAKISVLLIDDGIELDKKLDIKWHESFVPTVGRILRVEHVAEKILEKGSNRTTWTLGSFMEIFTEELKSVADKVLAFKSIVAYRSGLAINTEVTEKEAEEGLSDVLSAGNPIRISNKSFIDYIFVHALKVAQSYDLPMQIHTGFGDKDLDLRLVNPLHLRNLLEDKRFLKSRLVLLHASYPFSKEASYLASVYPQVYLDFGLAIPKLSFHGMISSVKELLELAPMNKVMFSTDGIAFAETFYLGAKKAREVVFSVLRDACVDGDLSIPEAIATAKDIFAENAKQFYKLDVSSKNSDVKPPLSSSFQEEELNSSLKDVTFVRIIWIDASGQHRCRVVPQQRFYSSVGKHGVGLTCACMGMSSTSDGPAVDTNLTASGEIRIVPDLSTKCRLPWAKQQEMVLADMFIEPGKIWEYCPREALRRVSKILKDEFDLVVNAGFENEFFLLKSVLRDGKEERAPFDRTSYCSTAAFDAASPILEEVFASLQSLNIIVEQLHAEAGKGQFEIALKYTDCSRAADGLIFTREVIRAVARKHGLLATFVPKYALDDIGSGSHVHISLSRNGENIFMASDGSSRYGMSKIGEAFMAGVLNHLPSILPFTAPLPNSYDRIQPNTWSGAYLCWGKENKEAPLRAASPPGVAHGFVSNFEIKTFDGCANPYLGLASIITAGIDGLRRNLSLPEPVDGDPDILKENLQRLPVSLAESVEALEKDTLFRDMIGEKLLVAIIGVRKAEVKYYSENKEAYKDLIYKY
- the LOC104224119 gene encoding protein fluG isoform X1 — protein: MERFAELKTAVESVELVDAHAHNIVALDSTFPFLNCFSEASGDALSDVPHTINFKRSLKEIAQLYGSSLSLHAVQESRQRFGLESSSAICFKAAKISVLLIDDGIELDKKLDIKWHESFVPTVGRILRVEHVAEKILEKGSNRTTWTLGSFMEIFTEELKSVADKVLAFKSIVAYRSGLAINTEVTEKEAEEGLSDVLSAGNPIRISNKSFIDYIFVHALKVAQSYDLPMQIHTGFGDKDLDLRLVNPLHLRNLLEDKRFLKSRLVLLHASYPFSKEASYLASVYPQVYLDFGLAIPKLSFHGMISSVKELLELAPMNKVMFSTDGIAFAETFYLGAKKAREVVFSVLRDACVDGDLSIPEAIATAKDIFAENAKQFYKLDVSSKNSDVKPPLSSSFQEEELNSSLKDVTFVRIIWIDASGQHRCRVVPQQRFYSSVGKHGVGLTCACMGMSSTSDGPAVDTNLTASGEIRIVPDLSTKCRLPWLSSWIFSDMAYMIRSEMTLFHSFKCLAMGFCHLSSYCLLKTILNLPIFIECLVNRAELQYLHLQITICGMGAKQQEMVLADMFIEPGKIWEYCPREALRRVSKILKDEFDLVVNAGFENEFFLLKSVLRDGKEERAPFDRTSYCSTAAFDAASPILEEVFASLQSLNIIVEQLHAEAGKGQFEIALKYTDCSRAADGLIFTREVIRAVARKHGLLATFVPKYALDDIGSGSHVHISLSRNGENIFMASDGSSRYGMSKIGEAFMAGVLNHLPSILPFTAPLPNSYDRIQPNTWSGAYLCWGKENKEAPLRAASPPGVAHGFVSNFEIKTFDGCANPYLGLASIITAGIDGLRRNLSLPEPVDGDPDILKENLQRLPVSLAESVEALEKDTLFRDMIGEKLLVAIIGVRKAEVKYYSENKEAYKDLIYKY
- the LOC104224119 gene encoding protein fluG isoform X2, with product MLMPITLWHLTPLSLFSTASPKPPATPYPTYPIPSTSSLSLHAVQESRQRFGLESSSAICFKAAKISVLLIDDGIELDKKLDIKWHESFVPTVGRILRVEHVAEKILEKGSNRTTWTLGSFMEIFTEELKSVADKVLAFKSIVAYRSGLAINTEVTEKEAEEGLSDVLSAGNPIRISNKSFIDYIFVHALKVAQSYDLPMQIHTGFGDKDLDLRLVNPLHLRNLLEDKRFLKSRLVLLHASYPFSKEASYLASVYPQVYLDFGLAIPKLSFHGMISSVKELLELAPMNKVMFSTDGIAFAETFYLGAKKAREVVFSVLRDACVDGDLSIPEAIATAKDIFAENAKQFYKLDVSSKNSDVKPPLSSSFQEEELNSSLKDVTFVRIIWIDASGQHRCRVVPQQRFYSSVGKHGVGLTCACMGMSSTSDGPAVDTNLTASGEIRIVPDLSTKCRLPWLSSWIFSDMAYMIRSEMTLFHSFKCLAMGFCHLSSYCLLKTILNLPIFIECLVNRAELQYLHLQITICGMGAKQQEMVLADMFIEPGKIWEYCPREALRRVSKILKDEFDLVVNAGFENEFFLLKSVLRDGKEERAPFDRTSYCSTAAFDAASPILEEVFASLQSLNIIVEQLHAEAGKGQFEIALKYTDCSRAADGLIFTREVIRAVARKHGLLATFVPKYALDDIGSGSHVHISLSRNGENIFMASDGSSRYGMSKIGEAFMAGVLNHLPSILPFTAPLPNSYDRIQPNTWSGAYLCWGKENKEAPLRAASPPGVAHGFVSNFEIKTFDGCANPYLGLASIITAGIDGLRRNLSLPEPVDGDPDILKENLQRLPVSLAESVEALEKDTLFRDMIGEKLLVAIIGVRKAEVKYYSENKEAYKDLIYKY